In Chryseobacterium turcicum, a single window of DNA contains:
- a CDS encoding nuclear transport factor 2 family protein, which yields MSQTEKNKQIAITAYQRIFGDLDITGVDEFMSKDFIQHNPSTPDGQEGVKSLVQMLISQGVAAQKIEFKHICVEDDIVFLHSRYEMAGKEWRFIDIYRLENDKLVEHWDAMMSMPDQRANNNSMF from the coding sequence ATGTCACAAACAGAAAAAAACAAACAAATAGCGATAACAGCTTATCAAAGAATTTTTGGTGATTTAGATATTACTGGTGTAGATGAATTTATGAGTAAAGATTTCATACAGCACAATCCTTCAACACCTGACGGACAAGAAGGTGTGAAGTCATTAGTTCAAATGTTGATTTCTCAAGGTGTTGCAGCTCAAAAAATAGAATTTAAACACATTTGTGTTGAAGACGATATTGTTTTCCTTCATTCTCGCTATGAAATGGCAGGAAAAGAATGGAGGTTTATTGACATCTACCGCTTAGAAAATGACAAATTAGTTGAACATTGGGATGCAATGATGTCAATGCCTGACCAAAGAGCGAATAATAATTCAATGTTCTAA
- a CDS encoding winged helix-turn-helix transcriptional regulator, with protein sequence MKKNLKNFTACDEKCPVRASLSLLSGKWTLMILFQINENIIRYGELKRAVVGISEKMLIQELNMLVENKLVNKKIYPEIPPKVEYSLTDLGLKTLPIADQLAQFGLENLV encoded by the coding sequence ATGAAAAAAAACTTAAAAAATTTTACAGCTTGTGATGAAAAATGTCCTGTAAGAGCATCTTTATCTTTATTAAGCGGAAAATGGACGTTAATGATTCTGTTTCAAATCAATGAAAATATTATTAGATATGGAGAATTGAAAAGAGCTGTGGTTGGAATTAGCGAAAAAATGTTGATACAAGAATTAAATATGCTTGTAGAGAATAAATTAGTCAATAAAAAAATATATCCCGAGATTCCGCCAAAAGTAGAATACAGCTTGACAGATTTGGGACTGAAAACCCTACCAATTGCAGACCAATTAGCACAATTTGGATTGGAGAATTTAGTTTAA
- a CDS encoding AraC family transcriptional regulator, with product MKILKFHKTECGVDFLLNVLPSEEAKGNYQNSGVYSTDFFEIIVFKKGKGILILNEKQIDISENSIVFISPFQKRQWNLEPNDLEFTVLAFQEDFLNDFFADKLFTYRLLYFYQLDCPLDFIESKENIEKYCELLTEIKIELIARKPDSVHIIRSLIYYLLQKLNRQYAQINNLSLEKSDSNNAFQFKKLLEKYIKEKQRIEDYTSLLNISRISLNKAIKTQFNVTASYLLKQRLLFEIKNYLIYSELTVAEIAHELHFSESNHLMRFFKTQTGFTTSEFISDYQNGSYS from the coding sequence ATGAAGATATTAAAATTTCACAAAACCGAATGTGGTGTAGATTTTCTTTTGAATGTTTTGCCATCAGAAGAAGCGAAAGGAAACTATCAAAATTCTGGAGTTTACAGTACCGATTTCTTTGAAATTATTGTTTTTAAAAAAGGAAAAGGAATTTTAATATTAAATGAAAAACAAATCGATATTTCAGAAAATTCTATCGTCTTTATTTCCCCATTTCAAAAACGACAATGGAATTTGGAACCAAACGATTTAGAATTCACGGTGCTTGCTTTTCAGGAAGATTTTCTGAATGATTTTTTTGCAGATAAATTATTCACGTATCGACTACTCTATTTTTATCAATTAGATTGCCCTTTGGATTTTATTGAAAGCAAAGAAAATATTGAAAAATATTGCGAATTACTCACAGAAATTAAAATAGAATTAATTGCTAGAAAACCCGACAGTGTTCATATTATTCGTTCTTTAATTTATTACTTGTTACAAAAATTAAACCGCCAATATGCACAAATAAATAACTTATCTTTAGAAAAATCTGACAGTAATAATGCTTTTCAGTTTAAAAAACTGTTAGAAAAATACATCAAAGAAAAACAACGAATTGAAGACTATACATCTTTGTTAAATATCAGTAGAATATCGCTAAACAAGGCCATTAAAACTCAATTTAATGTTACAGCAAGCTATTTATTGAAGCAACGTTTGCTTTTTGAAATTAAAAATTATCTCATTTATTCTGAGCTTACCGTTGCCGAAATTGCACACGAATTGCATTTTTCTGAATCCAATCATTTGATGCGTTTTTTCAAAACCCAAACAGGATTTACAACAAGCGAATTTATTTCCGATTATCAAAATGGTAGTTATTCGTAA
- a CDS encoding cysteine hydrolase family protein — protein sequence MSKALIIIDIQNDYFENGAMELVGSLEASENAKKVLSKFRNEKLPVVHIQHLSVAPGSFFFLPETKGQEIHENVKPLSGEKVIEKYYPNSFRETELLEYLKSQNVTELVFVGMMTQMCIDATVRAAKDSNFECTVIADATATRDLEVNGKQVKATDVQTAFLAGLSFFYAEVKNTADFSI from the coding sequence ATGAGCAAAGCATTAATAATTATCGATATTCAAAATGATTATTTTGAAAACGGAGCTATGGAATTGGTGGGTTCTTTAGAAGCTAGTGAAAATGCAAAAAAGGTTTTATCAAAATTCAGAAATGAAAAATTACCAGTTGTTCACATTCAACATCTTTCTGTTGCACCAGGTTCCTTCTTTTTCTTGCCCGAAACAAAAGGACAAGAAATTCACGAAAATGTAAAACCTCTATCTGGCGAAAAAGTAATTGAAAAATACTATCCAAACAGCTTCAGAGAAACCGAGCTTTTAGAATATTTGAAATCTCAAAACGTTACCGAATTGGTATTTGTAGGAATGATGACGCAAATGTGTATCGATGCAACAGTACGAGCGGCAAAAGATTCGAACTTCGAATGTACCGTAATTGCCGATGCAACTGCAACAAGAGATTTGGAAGTAAATGGGAAACAAGTAAAAGCAACCGACGTGCAAACTGCATTTTTAGCAGGATTGAGTTTCTTTTATGCAGAAGTCAAGAACACGGCAGATTTTTCAATTTAG
- a CDS encoding NAD(P)H-dependent oxidoreductase — translation MKKVLLINTHLTYPNWSEGTLNDSFHQKAKDFFLTKGFEVLETKVEDGYDADEEVEKHLEADIIILQTPVNWFGAPWIYKKYVDEIFSSAGNSKKFLEGDGRTRTDPSRQYGTGGYLQGKKFMVSATWNAPKNSFDDPNQVLFEGRSTADFFIPITSNYRFCGVEILADYNCFDIFKDGDIAKDLENYPIYLENFFGV, via the coding sequence ATGAAAAAAGTACTCTTAATTAATACGCATTTAACTTATCCTAATTGGAGCGAAGGCACACTAAATGACTCATTCCACCAAAAAGCAAAAGATTTTTTCTTAACGAAAGGTTTTGAAGTTTTAGAAACTAAAGTGGAAGATGGTTACGATGCCGATGAAGAAGTAGAAAAACATTTGGAGGCAGATATTATCATTTTGCAAACTCCTGTAAATTGGTTCGGTGCACCTTGGATTTATAAAAAATATGTAGATGAAATTTTTAGCAGTGCAGGTAACAGCAAAAAATTTCTTGAAGGTGATGGGCGAACAAGAACAGACCCATCAAGACAGTATGGAACTGGCGGGTATTTACAAGGCAAAAAATTTATGGTTTCTGCAACTTGGAATGCACCAAAAAATAGTTTTGATGACCCAAATCAAGTTTTATTTGAAGGACGAAGCACTGCTGATTTCTTTATTCCTATTACAAGCAATTACCGTTTTTGTGGTGTAGAAATACTAGCAGATTATAATTGTTTCGATATTTTCAAAGATGGCGATATTGCTAAAGATTTAGAGAATTATCCTATATATTTAGAAAATTTTTTCGGAGTATAA
- a CDS encoding aldo/keto reductase, with the protein MKNDTSQNEGGNSRRKFIQQTSLAGLGLMFAPAFLSASNHPIISNKKTTEFNDMKTRKLGTLEVSEIGLGCMNMVGNYNPPANHQQSIKTIRTAFENGVRFFDTAEVYGPYTDETLVGEALQPFRDQVKIATKFGFAIDGTIGLDSRPERIKKVVEQSLKRLKTDYIDLYYQHRVDPNVPIEEVAGAIKELIQQGKVLHFGLSEASATTIKRAHAVQPVSAVQSEYSLWTRNVELNGVLKTCEELGIGFVPWSPVGAGFLTGKYDTKTKFDKDTDFRAGFPRFSKEFMPLNMPIIEWLKDYAVKKNATPAQIALAWLLAKSPNIVPIPGTRTEEHLLENLGASKVLLTPKDVQDIETCLSKFPVYGDRMGIAHMSSIDYTI; encoded by the coding sequence ATGAAAAACGATACAAGCCAAAACGAAGGTGGAAATTCCAGAAGAAAATTCATACAACAAACTTCCCTCGCAGGATTGGGGTTAATGTTTGCACCTGCATTTTTATCTGCGTCAAATCATCCGATTATTTCTAACAAAAAAACTACAGAATTTAATGATATGAAAACAAGAAAACTAGGAACTCTGGAAGTTTCAGAAATAGGACTTGGCTGTATGAATATGGTGGGAAATTATAATCCGCCAGCAAACCATCAACAGTCCATCAAAACCATTCGTACTGCATTTGAAAATGGTGTGCGATTTTTTGATACCGCCGAAGTTTACGGTCCTTACACAGATGAAACACTTGTAGGAGAAGCGTTACAGCCGTTTCGTGATCAAGTGAAAATTGCTACAAAATTTGGTTTTGCTATCGATGGAACCATCGGTTTGGATAGCCGACCTGAACGAATAAAAAAAGTGGTTGAACAATCGCTTAAGCGCCTGAAAACCGATTATATCGATTTATATTATCAGCATCGTGTTGACCCTAATGTACCCATTGAAGAAGTTGCAGGAGCAATCAAAGAACTTATTCAACAAGGTAAGGTTTTGCATTTTGGACTTTCAGAAGCAAGTGCGACAACCATTAAAAGAGCACACGCTGTGCAACCTGTTTCTGCTGTACAATCAGAATATTCTTTGTGGACACGCAACGTGGAATTAAATGGCGTTTTAAAAACTTGTGAAGAATTGGGTATTGGTTTTGTGCCTTGGTCGCCTGTTGGTGCCGGATTTTTAACAGGCAAATATGATACAAAAACTAAGTTCGATAAAGACACGGATTTTCGTGCAGGCTTTCCTCGTTTTTCAAAAGAATTTATGCCCTTGAATATGCCAATCATCGAATGGCTGAAAGATTATGCTGTAAAAAAGAATGCTACGCCAGCTCAAATAGCCTTGGCTTGGTTACTTGCAAAAAGCCCGAATATTGTGCCCATTCCTGGTACGAGAACAGAAGAACATTTATTGGAAAATTTGGGTGCATCAAAAGTTTTATTAACACCAAAAGATGTTCAGGATATAGAAACTTGTTTGTCGAAATTCCCCGTTTATGGTGACAGAATGGGCATTGCACATATGAGCTCGATTGATTATACCATTTAA
- a CDS encoding helix-turn-helix domain-containing protein — protein sequence MKHFKTITELYTFNGFPPPENPLLGLVTFEDIRGCKFVETEFTLGFYKIALKKVKSGNVMYGRTKYDHENGSMFFLKPNQIIQMNDIELTEKGFMIYIHEDFLINHSLHSSIQKYGFFDYETNEALHLSPSEEETLWELFNKIKGEYYNNQDEFSKDIILTHIDSILKYSQRFYKRQFLNRNVLSGTTVSKFTEVLKLYFENGSFQKNGLPTVKYMAERLNLSSRYLSDLLKQETGKTALEHIHIALVMEAKNILMSTDKTVAETAYELGFENPPYFSRLFKKEVGLTPTEYREQFLN from the coding sequence ATGAAACATTTTAAAACAATTACTGAACTCTATACCTTCAACGGTTTTCCACCACCCGAAAATCCATTATTGGGTTTGGTCACTTTTGAAGATATTAGAGGTTGCAAGTTTGTAGAAACAGAATTTACATTAGGTTTTTATAAAATTGCTTTAAAGAAAGTAAAATCGGGAAATGTGATGTACGGTAGAACAAAATACGACCACGAAAATGGTTCGATGTTTTTTTTGAAGCCCAATCAAATCATCCAAATGAATGATATAGAGCTGACCGAGAAAGGCTTTATGATTTATATTCACGAAGATTTTTTAATAAACCATTCGCTGCATTCAAGTATTCAAAAATATGGTTTCTTCGACTATGAAACCAATGAGGCTTTGCATTTATCTCCCAGTGAAGAAGAAACACTTTGGGAATTATTCAACAAAATAAAAGGCGAATATTACAATAATCAGGATGAATTCAGCAAAGATATTATTCTAACACATATCGACTCTATTTTAAAATATTCGCAAAGATTTTACAAGCGACAATTTCTAAACAGAAATGTATTGTCAGGTACAACTGTTTCAAAATTTACAGAAGTTTTAAAATTATATTTTGAAAATGGAAGTTTTCAAAAAAACGGCTTACCAACCGTAAAATATATGGCTGAAAGATTAAACTTATCGTCAAGATATTTAAGCGACCTATTGAAACAAGAAACAGGGAAAACTGCATTAGAACATATTCACATAGCATTAGTTATGGAAGCAAAAAACATTTTGATGAGTACAGACAAAACTGTCGCTGAAACTGCTTATGAATTAGGTTTTGAAAACCCACCTTATTTTTCGAGACTTTTTAAAAAAGAAGTAGGACTTACGCCAACAGAATACCGAGAACAGTTTTTGAATTAG
- a CDS encoding putative quinol monooxygenase: MENLERIITHAELTINPEFIDEVLIKAKTTRDEISLEEGTEIFKLTRKKDEPNTLVIFAVYKSKELYDWHLEQVYVKTFFSFLTNKLLEAPIANQLEEI, translated from the coding sequence ATGGAGAATTTAGAAAGAATAATTACCCACGCTGAACTTACCATAAATCCAGAATTTATAGACGAAGTTTTGATAAAAGCTAAAACCACAAGAGATGAAATTTCGTTGGAAGAAGGCACAGAAATCTTCAAATTAACAAGAAAAAAAGACGAACCAAATACTCTTGTTATTTTTGCAGTTTACAAATCCAAAGAATTGTACGATTGGCATTTGGAACAGGTGTATGTAAAAACATTTTTTAGTTTTTTGACGAATAAACTGCTTGAAGCACCTATTGCTAATCAGCTTGAAGAAATTTAA
- a CDS encoding enoyl-CoA hydratase/isomerase family protein, with the protein MKSIKLAAILLIATVFSINSYAQTKAKSTISVEKVSPEIRKIHFSNAPINVIVPETLTDLNEVIKTLSKDSAVKVVIFQSDVKGYFFNHFDLTQMAGFAGSVTTEGKPMFVDLLTNITNAPFITIANIKGRTQGGGDELSLAFDLRYASKELAVFEQPEVGVGLFPGGGGTNLLPRLIGRDRAFEVFASGNDYDATIAEKFGLVTRTLPNAELDAFVDNLANRLATFDKTALVTVKQQLNLVAAPTEAERLASYSEFLKSLSWAGLQTRVPVFGAMYGEIGVEKLEQNMGFYVGEGNKRIQESKKNQKK; encoded by the coding sequence ATGAAAAGTATAAAATTAGCAGCTATCCTATTGATAGCAACCGTATTCAGCATAAACAGCTACGCTCAAACAAAAGCAAAAAGTACCATAAGTGTAGAAAAAGTGTCGCCGGAAATCAGAAAAATACATTTTTCAAATGCGCCCATCAATGTAATTGTGCCTGAAACACTGACCGATTTGAATGAGGTAATTAAAACGTTGAGTAAAGATTCAGCAGTAAAAGTGGTCATTTTTCAAAGCGATGTAAAAGGCTATTTCTTCAACCATTTCGACCTTACACAAATGGCAGGTTTTGCAGGTTCAGTAACTACTGAAGGTAAACCAATGTTTGTAGATTTATTGACAAATATTACCAATGCACCGTTTATTACCATTGCCAATATCAAAGGTCGCACACAAGGCGGTGGCGATGAATTGAGCTTGGCTTTTGACTTACGTTATGCAAGCAAAGAATTAGCAGTGTTCGAGCAACCAGAAGTTGGCGTTGGTCTTTTTCCAGGTGGCGGCGGAACTAATTTGCTGCCAAGATTAATAGGCAGAGACAGAGCATTTGAAGTATTTGCAAGTGGCAATGATTACGATGCAACCATTGCAGAAAAATTTGGATTGGTTACCAGAACATTACCCAACGCTGAATTAGATGCTTTTGTAGATAATTTGGCTAATCGCTTAGCTACGTTTGATAAAACAGCTTTGGTTACGGTAAAACAACAACTTAATTTGGTTGCAGCACCTACCGAGGCTGAACGTTTAGCATCTTATTCCGAATTTCTGAAATCATTATCGTGGGCAGGTTTGCAAACAAGAGTACCCGTTTTTGGAGCGATGTATGGTGAAATTGGCGTGGAAAAATTAGAGCAAAATATGGGCTTCTACGTTGGTGAAGGAAACAAACGTATTCAAGAAAGCAAAAAAAATCAGAAGAAATAA
- a CDS encoding SDR family oxidoreductase: protein MNITNKTVLITGGGSGIGFAIAENLIAKGNKVIIVGRTESKLKAAAESLPGVAAIRCDVSNESDVQHLVNRVTTEFPELSVLINNAGLIADPKNVAATDFEKATEEFATNYFSVIRLIGKLLPQLKSQQETAIVNVSSLTAYSPHHFIATYSDSKAAIRSYTLSLRYTLAKDTAIKVFELLPPMVNTDLTKGYGGESGLAPSKVAQDLITAMENDEYEIQVGETAEFRKFYLSSPTEAFAMMNDSH, encoded by the coding sequence ATGAATATTACAAACAAAACAGTTCTTATTACAGGCGGTGGCTCAGGTATAGGTTTTGCAATTGCAGAAAATCTAATTGCAAAAGGAAATAAAGTTATTATCGTTGGCAGAACGGAAAGCAAATTAAAAGCAGCAGCCGAATCATTGCCTGGCGTAGCTGCTATCCGTTGTGATGTCAGTAACGAAAGCGATGTACAACATTTAGTTAATAGAGTTACTACCGAATTTCCTGAATTAAGTGTACTTATCAACAACGCAGGGTTAATAGCTGACCCGAAAAACGTTGCTGCGACTGACTTTGAAAAAGCTACCGAAGAATTTGCTACGAATTATTTCTCGGTGATTAGGCTTATCGGAAAGTTATTACCACAGTTAAAATCACAGCAAGAAACCGCCATTGTAAATGTATCTTCTCTCACTGCTTATTCGCCACACCATTTTATAGCTACTTATTCTGATAGCAAGGCAGCCATCCGTTCTTACACGCTTTCGCTTCGTTATACTTTAGCAAAAGATACGGCAATAAAGGTTTTTGAATTATTGCCCCCAATGGTAAACACAGACTTAACAAAAGGTTATGGTGGCGAAAGCGGACTGGCTCCAAGCAAGGTAGCACAAGACTTGATAACCGCAATGGAAAATGACGAATATGAAATTCAGGTTGGAGAAACAGCAGAATTTAGAAAATTCTATTTATCATCCCCAACAGAAGCTTTTGCAATGATGAACGATTCTCATTAA
- a CDS encoding SDR family NAD(P)-dependent oxidoreductase: MSKTILITGASSGFGLMLANDLHKKGFNVIGTSREPQKYQGKFPFKLLQLDIDDDKSILSFTSELFSQIKTLDVLVNNAGFMVTGIAEETPLDVARNQFETNFWGTVKVTNAILPHFRKQKFGQIITVSSIVGLIGPPNLSFYSASKHAVEGYFKALRLELNQFNIKVSVVEPLWFKTNLGHNAVASNGKNIADYDAYRKKVIALTQAGLDNAQTPEPVVNIITKLIETKEPKFSNPVGKQSGMINFLQKFAPKMLEGNMLKMVAKS; the protein is encoded by the coding sequence ATGAGCAAAACAATATTAATTACAGGGGCATCATCGGGTTTTGGGTTGATGCTTGCCAACGATCTTCACAAAAAAGGTTTCAATGTAATAGGCACAAGCCGTGAACCACAAAAATACCAAGGTAAATTTCCTTTCAAATTATTGCAGTTGGATATTGATGACGACAAGTCTATCTTATCATTTACTTCCGAATTATTTAGCCAAATAAAAACCTTAGATGTATTGGTAAACAATGCTGGGTTTATGGTTACAGGCATTGCCGAAGAAACACCTTTGGACGTAGCAAGAAATCAGTTTGAAACCAATTTTTGGGGAACAGTAAAAGTGACCAACGCCATTTTACCACATTTCCGTAAACAAAAATTTGGGCAAATCATTACCGTTAGTTCTATCGTTGGCTTAATTGGTCCACCAAATTTATCTTTCTATTCTGCCTCAAAACACGCTGTTGAAGGCTATTTCAAAGCTTTGCGATTAGAACTTAATCAATTCAATATTAAGGTAAGTGTGGTAGAACCGCTTTGGTTTAAAACAAATTTAGGACATAATGCAGTGGCTTCCAACGGAAAGAATATTGCCGATTATGACGCTTACAGAAAAAAAGTAATTGCTTTAACACAAGCAGGATTAGACAACGCTCAAACCCCTGAACCTGTGGTAAATATCATTACTAAACTAATAGAAACGAAAGAACCGAAATTCAGCAATCCTGTTGGTAAGCAGTCGGGTATGATAAATTTTCTACAAAAATTTGCACCCAAAATGTTGGAAGGCAATATGCTGAAAATGGTTGCAAAATCTTAA
- a CDS encoding helix-turn-helix domain-containing protein, which translates to MKLFKDFKDYNDYLGVAKPLDNDIDIGYYEPANMRLKSESVMVDFYRISFKINFKDKTKPDAKPITAVFFNSPEMVGGWDIEPTFSGMYLQLSKKIIEENRFLFKNYLDYGLHEALFLTESELKEVSTLFGLMIKYYNSEKQNFGVLLSYVNVLISLVEAFYKRQFSSDPKQYNRVVTDFQQNLKNYYNEPVSQTPNVQFFAEKVGLTPNYFGDIIKHFTQKSAIENIHEFVIAKAKELLEKRTDLNNTEIAYELGFEYPNYFAKFFKKQVNLTPKEYRLQTISKN; encoded by the coding sequence ATGAAATTATTCAAAGACTTTAAAGACTATAATGACTATTTGGGTGTCGCAAAACCATTGGATAATGATATTGACATTGGTTATTATGAGCCCGCAAATATGCGTTTGAAGTCGGAGTCTGTAATGGTTGATTTTTACAGAATTTCTTTCAAAATAAATTTTAAAGATAAAACTAAACCAGATGCAAAGCCAATAACTGCGGTGTTTTTCAATAGTCCTGAGATGGTTGGAGGTTGGGATATTGAACCTACATTTTCAGGGATGTATTTGCAGTTATCAAAAAAAATAATCGAAGAAAACAGATTTTTATTTAAAAATTATTTGGATTATGGGTTACACGAAGCCCTGTTTTTAACCGAAAGCGAATTAAAAGAGGTCAGCACTTTATTTGGTTTAATGATAAAATATTATAATTCTGAAAAACAAAATTTCGGGGTTTTATTGTCTTATGTAAATGTTTTAATCTCTTTGGTAGAAGCATTTTACAAACGACAATTTTCTTCCGATCCAAAACAATACAATCGAGTTGTAACCGATTTTCAACAGAATTTGAAAAATTATTACAATGAACCAGTAAGCCAAACGCCCAATGTTCAATTCTTTGCTGAAAAAGTTGGATTGACACCGAATTATTTTGGTGACATCATTAAACATTTTACTCAAAAATCGGCTATCGAAAATATTCACGAATTTGTAATCGCAAAAGCAAAAGAATTGCTTGAAAAAAGAACAGATTTAAACAATACCGAAATTGCCTATGAACTCGGTTTTGAATATCCAAATTACTTTGCTAAGTTTTTTAAAAAGCAAGTCAATCTTACTCCAAAAGAATATCGATTGCAAACAATCAGTAAAAATTAA
- a CDS encoding SDR family NAD(P)-dependent oxidoreductase produces the protein MEEYILITGASSGIGYHMAIQLAEKDKNLILVARSEEKLKKLQEELIKSYKVSVHYIVKDLSKVENAIALYNEVQEKNLLVTGLVNNAGVGTYGEFTKTSLEEELKMIDLNISSLVALNKLFVKDMVTRKSGRIMNISSLMAFLPFPYYSVYSATKTFVLAFTETLASELEGTGVVVTALCPGPIDTGFYNEEMLKANMVKTNKPVHPEVVAEAGVKLLLNGKGKKVVGFMNWFLSNVPRVTPDFLMMKVKKNLSSQRK, from the coding sequence ATGGAAGAATATATATTAATAACAGGAGCTTCATCCGGAATAGGTTACCATATGGCGATTCAGCTTGCAGAGAAAGATAAGAACCTGATTTTGGTTGCAAGAAGCGAAGAAAAACTGAAAAAATTACAGGAAGAATTAATCAAATCATACAAGGTTTCTGTGCATTATATTGTTAAAGATTTGTCAAAAGTTGAAAATGCAATTGCACTTTATAACGAGGTTCAAGAGAAAAATCTATTGGTAACTGGGTTGGTCAACAATGCAGGTGTAGGGACTTACGGCGAATTCACAAAAACTTCTTTGGAAGAAGAACTGAAAATGATTGATTTGAATATTTCCAGTCTTGTGGCGCTCAACAAATTATTCGTCAAGGATATGGTCACAAGAAAATCAGGCAGAATAATGAATATTTCTTCGCTGATGGCATTTTTACCGTTTCCATATTACTCGGTGTATTCCGCAACGAAAACTTTCGTTTTAGCCTTTACTGAAACACTAGCTTCCGAGCTTGAAGGAACGGGAGTTGTGGTCACAGCTCTGTGTCCGGGACCAATTGATACCGGATTTTACAATGAAGAAATGCTGAAGGCGAATATGGTAAAAACCAATAAACCCGTGCATCCAGAAGTTGTTGCAGAAGCAGGAGTAAAGCTTCTTTTAAATGGCAAAGGAAAGAAGGTTGTCGGTTTTATGAACTGGTTTCTTTCCAATGTTCCGAGAGTGACACCAGATTTTCTGATGATGAAAGTTAAAAAGAATCTTTCGAGTCAGCGAAAATAA